From a single Drosophila sulfurigaster albostrigata strain 15112-1811.04 chromosome 3, ASM2355843v2, whole genome shotgun sequence genomic region:
- the LOC133843558 gene encoding G-protein coupled receptor dmsr-1 encodes MASGNNDTTPLYCGSGMDNFHTSYKNMHGYVSLVVCILGTIANTLNIIVLTRKEMRSPTNAILTGLAVADLAVMLEYMPYTVHDYILTDSLPREEKLSYSWACFIKFHSIFAQVLHTISIWLTVTLAVWRYIAVGYPQKNRLWCGMRTTIITITTAYVVCVLVVSPSLYLITAITEWMDQLDAQGKLINNIPMTQYVIDYNNEMQSMVAALNATPSSLLQSNETQWFNVTTPLPQVVPTSLVARNVTVYRLYHSDLALHNVSLRNTTFLIYSVLIKLIPCIALTILSVRLILALLEAKRRRKKLTSKPAAASNVNGKSVINGKAAERPRKNSKTLEKEKQTDRTTRMLLAVLLLFLITEFPQGIMGLLNVLLGDAFLMECYLRLSDLMDVLALINSSINFILYCSMSKQFRSTFTLLFRPKFLDKWLPVAQDELAATRADGLRSVVAAAPDNCHTMALHKQPQVVTLAATTTTTTQVTNL; translated from the exons aTGGCCAGTGGCAATAATGATACAACGCCGCTCTACTGCGGCAGCGGCATGGATAATTTTCATACGAG CTATAAGAACATGCACGGTTATGTCTCGCTCGTCGTCTGTATTCTGGGTACCATTGCGAATACGTTGAACATCATTGTGCTGACACGCAAGGAGATGCGTTCACCCACAAATGCCATACTCACGGGCTTGGCAGTTGCTGATCTGGCTGTGATGCTGGAGTATATGCCGTACACAGTGCATGACTATATCTTAACAGACAGTTTGCCTCGTGAGGAGAAGCTCAGCTATAGCTGGGCCTGCTTCATCAAGTTCCACTCGATCTTCGCCCAGGTGTTGCACACCATCTCCATTTGGTTGACGGTCACCTTGGCCGTGTGGCGCTACATTGCTGTGGGATATCCGCAGAAGAATCGCTTGTGGTGCGGCATGCGCACCACCATCATAACCATAACCACCGCTTATGtggtgtgtgtgcttgtggtGTCGCCTTCGCTCTATCTGATCACAGCCATCACGGAGTGGATGGATCAGCTGGATGCGCAGGGCAAGCTGATCAACAACATACCGATGACCCAGTATGTCATCGACTACAACAACGAAATGCAGTCCATGGTGGCCGCCTTGAATGCCACGCCCAGCAGTCTACTGCAGTCGAACGAGACGCAGTGGTTCAATGTGACCACGCCGCTGCCACAAGTGGTGCCCACTTCGCTGGTGGCACGCAATGTGACCGTGTATCGATTGTATCACAGCGATTTGGCGCTGCACAATGTCTCGCTGCGGAATACAACGTTCCTCATCTACAGCGTGCTCATCAAGCTGATACCGTGCATAGCACTGACCATACTCTCGGTGCGTTTAATACTCGCACTGCTCGAGGCGAAACGACGACGTAAGAAACTGACCAGCAAACCGGCAGCAGCCAGCAATGTCAATGGCAAGTCTGTAATCAATGGCAAGGCAGCGGAGCGGCCACGAAAGAACAGCAAAACACtggagaaggagaagcaaACGGATCGCACGACGCGCATGTTGTTGGCTGTGTTGCTACTCTTCTTGATCACAGAGTTTCCGCAGGGCATCATGGGACTGCTGAATGTGCTGCTGGGCGATGCCTTCCTCATGGAATGCTATTTAAGACTGA GTGACCTTATGGATGTGCTGGCATTGATTAACTCCAGCATCAACTTCATACTCTATTGCTCGATGAGCAAACAGTTTCGCAGCACTTTCACTTTATTGTTTCGCCCCAAGTTCCTCGACAAGTGGCTGCCAGTGGCCCAGGATGAGCTGGCTGCCACGCGTGCCGATGGACTGCGTTCGGTTGTGGCTGCCGCGCCGGACAACTGTCATACGATGGCGTTGCACAAGCAGCCGCAAGTGGTGACACTTGCTGCCACTACCACAACCACCACCCAAGTGACGAATCTGTAG